The Panicum virgatum strain AP13 chromosome 3N, P.virgatum_v5, whole genome shotgun sequence genome includes the window GCGCGTGCAAGCTggggacggaggcggcggcggcggcttggtggCTGACTGGGTGTCTTGCCAGTGGgccccgctcgccggcgtgtACGGAGATCGGAGGCGGAGCGGGAAAGCGGTGTGGTGGTGGAGCAGgcgagaagaggaggaaggagacagGGATTTTAATGGCCGACTCGTCTCACTGACAGATGGCTCCGCACCGGCTGCGGGGCCCGTGAGCAGCAGCTCGAGGCGCAACCCGTCCCCACACGTCGGTGTCCCGGGGCCATCGGCCAGCACGTGCAGCCGAGGGAGTGGACGGGAATAAATAGGGCCGCGATGAGATGGCCGTAGCTGTACAGGTACGGGTAGGTGGATTAGGGCCCACCTGTAAGAGACCGTGAAGCTCCGCCTTCCTGGAAAGTCGTCCTCGTCTTCGCGGCCTCACGGTcacgggcgcgcggcggtggaacGGTATCCTCCACCTGAAAGCGGGTTTCGTTGGAAACGCTTTCGCTTTCCGGGCACGGGTGGGGCCCGCGGCACATCGGTCGCCCGTCCCGCGGTCCCGGCTGACAGCGCTGCCCGTAGTCTCCGCCGTGGGCCCGCGTGGCAGAGACGGGCGGGCGGGACGTACGCTACAATGTCAGGACAGAAGTCAAAGAGAGAGAACGAGCAGGATACTGTAGAAACAAAGCACAAGGGGGGTTGCTTTCGTTTTCGGAATTTGGGAGGATAATCCTCGACATGTCACTGTCACGCAAGCTCATGCGATTTGAATTATTATGGGAAGTAGTTTAATTCACATTAGTAGCACGTATACGTACAGCAAACAACTCGTACGGTATCTCCAGACCCTCGCCCTCGGTCGCTGGCCCCACGTGCCAGCGAGACGGCGTGGGAAGAAAAGGCTCGAGACGCGGTCGGAGCCCGCGCCGATCGAGCCAGGCTGCCGTCGCGAGAAGGCTGCCgcggcgagatccggacgcgcgaGAGGGAGGGATGCAGATTGATTCCGCAGGGGGGCGCGCGTGATGATCGCGGCCGGGGCTTTACCGGACACCGCCTCGGGGCCAGGCGCCGCGTGCGGCACATGGCGAGAACATGCATGCTCCGTGTCGCGGGGTAGCTGGTGAGGCGAACGGGACGGGGCGGATGCGATAGATGGGAATTCGCAACGGACAGCGGAGGGTGCCGCTACTGTGCTTGATTGATGCGATAGATGGGAAGAAGCCAGCCGTGGCGAATTGCGAGAATCCATGCCATTGGAAAGCCgtgctcctccccgccgccttgCTCCCCCGCCTCCCAATGGGAGCTCCGATGCTGCCCCCGGCATCTCCGCTGCCACCCTCCCTAACCGAGCTTGGCGTCACCTTCTCCTTGCCCCCCGCAGCCGGCACTGCCCACCGGCTGTACGGCCCCGCCCGGCTAGGGATGCCAATGGTTCGGTTTCGGCTCGGATATCCGCGGATTTCGGGTCTAGTAGGTTCAAATTCGAGTATAATTTTCGACCCATagttttcgggttcggggtttCGAAACTTATCGGGTTCGATTTCGGATTTGATTTTTCACCCGTGGATACCCAATGGATAACCGTTTGGAGATAAAACTAATATTTTATAGTATACTTAGTAATAAgtttgtttacttagactacaaaatttataataaattaacttagaaaattatttactatttattgcctcttgtttatacatgtaaatattatatatatctTGTACATGTTTATAAGAAGTATTTATTTCTCTTACTATGTTGCCATACAAAGCGAGTTTCGAATATCTGCgggttttttttgtttcagagATGGATTTTGACCCGAATCGGTCTTCcagtcgggttcgggttttaaaTTCGAATTTCGGCTTTGGGTGCCCAGACACTCCACCCGATCCAAACCCGACTCGTTGCCATCCTTACGCCCGGCTGGCGGCGCTCTCGACCGAACCGTCGAcaccgcctggccgccgccggcccgaccCACTCCTCTATGGCCGGCTGCCATGGAGCCCCCCCAGCAACCCGTGATcataaggccgccgccgccttccaccCCGCTCCGCCCACCTACCACCCTTCCCTCCCCCCttccaccccctccccttcccctagCTCTCTAgctgccgccccccccccctcccctgccTCGAGGTTGAAGATGAACAGGGCTAGGAGCGGGCGCTGCTGCAATGGCTCGGAGGAAAATCGCGCGCGCGATAAATAGAAATCGCCGCATCGTTGGCGTCAGGGGCCTGTAATATTGACAAGGGCAAATTTGCTGCTAGATACATTTGACTTTTCAATATTGATTGTGGCTGCCGAACACTActcaatattttttatatttgccAATAAATACTTTTCAAGTTTGATATTTGCTACAAGACGGTATATCTATTAAAATAATAATTTTTAGATTTAAAGGGGAGAGAAAATAAGTAAAAGGACCAAAATACCTCTACGATACCATGCTGCCCAGACTTATTCATAgataataaaataattatttattatATTGTTTGCATGGTTGTATGATTTTTAATGTTGGGTTCTTGTTTTTTTGGTGGCGATCCCCCACATTTAATTATAGTGCAACTTGTTATATACATAATCCTTTTCTGTCTATAAATATATTTTGGCAGCATAGGCATTTTTGTCCCATTACTTATATTCTCTCTCATCTGAACTAAAAAGATATTATCTCAATAATATAGCGTCTTGTAGCAAATATCTAAAGTTGAAGAGTGTCAATTAGCAAATATATGATTGAAAAGTGCTACATGTATATGGCAACCAGGATGACATGACAACAGGAGAAAGCAAGCTACAACCAAGATCACAAAAGTTTGTGAAAATACACGTTTAAATGTGTTGATACTAAAAGCATTCACCGCTCCAACAACGCACATTTATATTAAAAAATCAATGCAAATTTCTATTACCTTAAGGAGAAAGCTATTAGAGATATTCTATGTTTACAAAATACAGATAATGTTTAAAGAACACCGTCGTGCAATACGCATGCCTAATATTTTCGTCCGCCTTTAAGTTGCATCTCTAAACAATCATATTGCACCAAGATCCCTGAGACAAGCCTCAGCAGTATTTTTAAATAAGTCACTTCAAGAGAGCATAACAAGTACGCACTCAGAAACGACCAGCGAAAATGAGGCATAGCTCACGACAGCAATGTCGCCAAAAAAAATTTTATTGCTCTTGACTGAGTTCACATCTTCTCCAGGTCCAAACCAAACAGGTCGAGAGGATGCAAGTATGCAACAGATCGAAATCCAATAATCGATGGCAAAAGGCCACACTATCTCAGCCGAGCATCTACCTTACAAATCATATATGTAAAGAGAACCGAAAAAAAAACATACCCATTTAATCTTTTATTAAGAACCCAGTCTCTACATTTACAAGCTTGGCAGCCACCAGAGAACCTTATACCTGTGCTATGATACATCTTACTAGCAGAGCAAGATCAGGAACTTTACAAAGAAGTCGCTTTTCGAGGAACCGCTAAGGTGACACGAGCAAAATATTTCTGTAAGATTATTCTCTCTAAGCCATAGGTATCTTCAACAGTTCAACGCCACCAAAACAACACCATCTACAGTGCAGACATGCTGAACGCGTCTGGAGAACCAAGTGAGCATGTACATCTGAACCAGCGATCATCTCGATTGGACCACTCTATAATGAAGAATCAAGTCTTCCGGCTTCTTCCAAATATATGTTCTCACTGTAGCCAAACTCATCTCTTGCGATAGAACCTGCTTCATAGAGTACACATTAGCACAGCAGCACAAAACACTGTAGAAAATTTCCCTAGAACGAAGGCCACAAACATAAATCAATATTTGGCATCTCTCTATCCCTTCAGTTGCAGAAAATCTCAATCATTACAACAGTTTTATGTAGGTAGAACGGGAGGGGAGAACATGAAATTTTGAAGATAAGGTAAATTTGACTGCAAATAATTTTTTACAGTGCTAATTATGTATGATATGCAAGAATAAAGCTACAGGAAGATCATTATTATTATGAGGTCAAACTGGTAAGAATATGTTTGTTTTTTATGAGTATAATATGGCAGAATTTACTGAAAAACTAAGGAGTTTGACAAGTCCATGATATGGATTCTGCTCAAAAGGTGCCTGTATACTGCAGTCGGTTTAAAAACATGGAAAAAAAACGTGGGAGCTGAAggccaacaacaacatagccttttttccccaagcaagttggggtaggctagagatgaaacccgaaagaaataagttcaaggttcaggcacattgatagctagtctccaagcgctcctatccaaagctatctctttagagatattccaatccttaaggtctctcttaaccgactcatcccacgtcagtttaggtctacctctacccctctttacattatcgacccgctcaagaaccccattacgcaccggcgcctcaggaggccttcgtgggacatgtccaaaccatctcaaccgatgctgggtaagtttctcctcaattggtgccaccccgaccctatcccgaataacttcgttccggactctatccctccttgtgtgcccacaaaaccaccgcaacatccgcatctctgctacactcagttgctggacatgtcgcctttttgtaggccaacattcagcaccgtataacatcgccggacgaattgctgtcctatagaatttgccttttagcttttgtggcacacTCAGTTGCTGAATGCCTATAAGTAACACCATAATCATAGGAACCCATTGATGATGAAAAGAGTGAACAAAACTGGAAAACATCTTGGCCAAACTATTTATGGAAGACTACTACAGGTGGCAACACAAGCTCGTTATAAACAAAACTGTCTTCCATTTGTTCTTAATGTAGATAAAATGACAACTAAATATAGAATACGCCGActatatttagaaaaaaaaacttacctGGTTATTGCACAATATCTCTACACATGGCTTTAGTTTTTGCCATGGCTTTAGTCCAATCCGTGAAGAACTATCTAGCGCTGAGAGTTGTGATTGACCAGAACTCAATCCCATAGCAAATGTGCTGTCAGAGCCTCCATCCAACGGTTTATCAAGAACGAGTTTCTCAACCACATAATTAGCGACCTGTACAACGACATGGAATAAGCTGTAAACTATGGAAGAGTAAATAAGGTGATTTATAAATGAAAATCTTTCACAGTTATAATAAATTACTGAATGCTATCCAGTCACGCGATAAATATCTGAATGATTCAAATCTATACAGTTAGCTATTTTAaggttgcaaaaaaaaaactatacagTTAGCTACTTTAACAGAAACAtgcaaacatatatatataggtagTAAGCTATTCTGATGTCACAAAAGCATGTATGCAAACACAGTTGACTATTGACACAAAAAGTTCTCTCCATGCAGAGCTGATTCTTCCATTCAGCACCAACCACCACTTATATCACTGTGTATTGGGGGATTCACCATTTCACAACATCTTGCATTTGCTGTGGATCAATGATTTTGAGAACATCTTACTTTGTGAATTCTCAATATCCGTGGAGCACTCAGCTTCCCTTGAGTTATGTTTGGCGCAGGCGATCCTTCAGCAGGATGCAAATAAAAGCCACATCTGCATTGAACAAAGGAAAGAAACATCAGGAACTTTCTTCCAAAACAAAGAAACATCACGAACAAAACAACACCATGAAAGCCATGGTAACCTAGGGTGCACCCTGTATCACATTGGTACAGCAGAAAGCATCATCCATAAATTTTCATTTGCTCATATCTTCCTCGTTTCCAGTAAGACAAATAAAACCTGTGGATGCCAATGCATGTATGTGTGCAAACATCTTTTTCAGTAGCTCCGCACAAATAACACATTATCCCAGCTAGAGGGGATATTATGAAAGCACCCCACAACTGGAATCGTTACAAAGACATAGTGCACGACTGAAGACTTAAGAACCACAGTAACTCAAAATTTAGAAATGGAATATGCTAATACATTCCAAATTAATTTAGCTCTGGCAGACAACAAAGTTCCAGATATCAAGTGAGAAATATCTGAGGACAAGAGGGAATTGAAATGAGAACTTACTTTGTATTCTCCTTTGGATATCGATTGTGGGTGACACAGTCCACACACCACCATGGGAGATCACCCTCAGTTCCATCCAAATCAGTAATTCTCTTTCTCCAAGGTCCTCCACTAGAACCTTCCGTGATAATTGACGGAGGCGAAACTGTAGAAAACTCAAATGATGGAAGCACATGAGTTGCATGGTTTTCAGTTCCATCGTCCACCTCGGATCTCGAACGAGGTGTGTCTTTTGACAGAACATCTTTCCCTGATGAACTATCCCCATTTGACAAACTATGTGAACTAGACTTCTGTTTCCTTTTACTCCAATGAACTAGCAAACCACGAAGTGTCTCCTGAGCCAAATTAATCTGCACAATTTTGGGGGAACAATTCAGAAGATGAGATTTGGTGGATTCAGTATCTCGCTTCACTCGACTGGAGGTGGCAGCTCATATTTGCCAAAAATGCACTTTATTGATATGTCCAGATACTTTTCAGCAACAAGAATTAAAAATTCATCATTAAAGAAAACAAATCTTTACAACAAATTTTAAAACAGAAACCACACTATCAGCTCAAAATACTAAAGATTGAAGTGTGAAAACAGATGTAACCAGTACACAGAATATATATTGCGGTACAGACCTTAAGGTCTTCTTGTGCTCCAGAAACATTTAAGTCAACTGCATATATTTCAGAAGAGAAGCATTGTGGAGTATCCAGGTGGACAGACAAGCATCCCAATCGAGCATCCATGGTGAACCAGGCAGGTATGCTTACCTAATAATCAATTAAAAATTACAAAGTAATAGGTAGCAAATTTTAATACAATATAGAAATCATTGTATTTCAGTAATACCATCTCAAACAGCTCTTTTTTCTTATCTTCAAAAGAAACCTGCATATAGTGCATAATCAAAACAAAGGAGTTAAAAATTTAATAAAACAAAGGCATCAAGTAAGAGATAGTGTACTTACGAAACGGGATACAAATAAGCAAAGCCAATAATtaacatgcatgcatatatcTTAGGGAACAATCATCCAAGAAATTAAGGACAAACAATAACCTTGCCAAAGTCTTCAACAACAGCTCCCCGGGTAATCTCCCACAGCTTGACAGAACCAGCAGTGTCCTGCAGAAAAGGAGATGGATGCATTTGCCATGATACCACTCCTTGCAGTTTCATAGCAGGAAATGTAAAAGAAATTTTGTAATCACCTTTGTCAGTACATGCCTCCTATTATTCATTATCTCATGCTGGATTATTGCTGGAACTCCTGGGATAACAATAGATGGTTCTTTGTACACAGGTACCTAAAGTAGAATAGACTACAGATACTTAGTAATCACCATTAGTTAACAAGTTGCTGGCAGGCAAGAATTTAATGGATATAAATGCTGTTCATCAGGCagtgaaatattaaataaaagaaTAGCAGAATGAATGGATTGAAAGAACTTTTGCAGCATCTggcataatgtatgaacagtatccATGTAGGGAAATAAGAATATTAATAAAACCGCTAAATCACCAGAATACTACACTGAAAAAAGAGACCTAGAGGCCCACTTGGGACAGATCTCAAGTTTAAGCTTATTAGATTTCTGTTATAGAAACTTATTAGATCCTACTCAATTAACACTTCCAAAACTAACTTAGAAGACAAGTTAATTTCTATGTTCGTAATTATGGTGTCAAGAATGTGCAAAGAAACTAACATTATGATCTGTATGTCCTCTAATAACTATTAAACAAAGTTACTTTACAGTGTACTGACAGAAACACAAAATGCTTGCGATGCGTTTTcttcagaaaaagaaatataattTCATAAAAGAAGACAACTCTCATGCTTACAGGTGCTGATCCCTCTAAAGAAGCTCGTGCCCTTGAGAATGACAAATTCCCAGCTAAGAATGAGCCACCCTTTTCGAAGACCTTTTGGGGTGTGCGCCCTTCAGCTGGCCATCCATAAACAGAAGAATCCGTTGTTGCAACCCATATTGTGTCATCTTGCAGAGACAACTGTAGAATAGGGTATTCATTTGTGCAGAGTAAGACACTCTCTCTTGTGGACAAATCAGTCAGGTATACCTGCAATACAGTGATTATATGAAAGTTCCAAACAATGAAGCAAACTGACTGTTCAGCACATGTGAGATAATTAACTCACAGACTGGTCTCTTCCACCACTGTAGACATGCCCAAATGAAGGAGTGGTTGCAAGCGCCCAAACTGAATCAGTATGCACAGCATAAGAATGAACACAACGTTGCTGTCCTAGATCCCATAGTCTGCAAAGCATATAAAATACCTAAGATGTCAAAAGCAATCAGAGAATTTATGTCAACCACAAAGAAAGAGGGAGATGAATTGGCTGTTGGAGCTGCGTATTTACCTTATCATCGAATCGGATGATCCTGATAGACAATACCTAAAAACATTGTTAAAAAAGATTAATAAGCCATTTAATGAAAGCAGACCAGATGTTATAGTTCCACAAACCCCAGGCCAAAGAGAGACAGACCAATCCGTATTACATCTTTTTTAGTAGTTACAGCCAAAATCAGCAATTTGACCAAACATATTCAGGTTAAATGTAATATCAGCC containing:
- the LOC120663666 gene encoding WD repeat-containing protein 48-like, with the protein product MHRVGSAGNTAGSTRPRKEKRFTYVLNDADSKKHCAGINCLAYLNGSAFSRSDYLFSGSRDGTLKRWELNNGDASFSATFESHVDWVNDAIIVGEKLVSCSSDTTLKVWNCFSEGACTRTLRQHSDYVICLAAAEKNSNIVASGGLGGEVFIWDIDAALAPVAKSVDAKEDEVPNGNSRPALTTLCNVNSSSNIASSNGQTHGYSPITAKGHKDSVYALAMNDTGNLLVSGGTEKVVRVWDPRTGSKKMKLRGHTDNIRTLLLDSTGRYCLSGSSDSMIRLWDLGQQRCVHSYAVHTDSVWALATTPSFGHVYSGGRDQSVYLTDLSTRESVLLCTNEYPILQLSLQDDTIWVATTDSSVYGWPAEGRTPQKVFEKGGSFLAGNLSFSRARASLEGSAPVPVYKEPSIVIPGVPAIIQHEIMNNRRHVLTKDTAGSVKLWEITRGAVVEDFGKVSFEDKKKELFEMVSIPAWFTMDARLGCLSVHLDTPQCFSSEIYAVDLNVSGAQEDLKINLAQETLRGLLVHWSKRKQKSSSHSLSNGDSSSGKDVLSKDTPRSRSEVDDGTENHATHVLPSFEFSTVSPPSIITEGSSGGPWRKRITDLDGTEGDLPWWCVDCVTHNRYPKENTKCGFYLHPAEGSPAPNITQGKLSAPRILRIHKVANYVVEKLVLDKPLDGGSDSTFAMGLSSGQSQLSALDSSSRIGLKPWQKLKPCVEILCNNQVLSQEMSLATVRTYIWKKPEDLILHYRVVQSR